A genomic stretch from Chitinophagales bacterium includes:
- a CDS encoding VIT1/CCC1 transporter family protein, protein MHEEKHFKSPDVVKDIVIGMADGLTVPFALAAGLSGAVDSNFVIITAGIAEIVAGSIAMGLGGYLAGRTDSDHYYTEVKREYEEVEYLPEVEKKEIREMLSEYGISNDTQHKVADELSLNKDKWVDFMMKFELGLEEPRINRARKSAFNIAVSYIVGGMIPLSAYFITSRPYDGLLISSAITLAALFLFGYLKAKLTDQPRWSGAWSTAGIGTLAAAAAYLIAKAIS, encoded by the coding sequence ATGCATGAAGAAAAACATTTCAAAAGCCCGGATGTTGTTAAAGATATAGTGATTGGCATGGCGGACGGCCTAACCGTTCCCTTTGCGCTTGCTGCCGGGTTGAGCGGAGCAGTAGATTCCAATTTCGTTATTATCACTGCTGGTATTGCGGAAATTGTTGCAGGGTCCATTGCTATGGGCCTCGGTGGATATCTTGCCGGGCGAACTGATTCAGATCACTATTACACTGAAGTAAAGCGGGAATATGAAGAAGTAGAATACTTGCCTGAGGTGGAGAAGAAAGAGATCCGCGAAATGCTTTCTGAGTATGGAATTTCAAATGACACGCAGCATAAAGTAGCAGATGAGCTGTCACTAAATAAAGATAAATGGGTTGATTTTATGATGAAGTTTGAATTAGGGTTGGAAGAACCAAGAATTAATCGTGCCAGAAAAAGCGCTTTTAATATAGCAGTATCCTATATTGTTGGTGGAATGATTCCTTTAAGTGCATACTTTATAACTTCCCGGCCTTATGATGGATTGCTTATTTCCTCTGCTATCACCTTAGCTGCACTTTTTCTATTCGGATATTTGAAAGCAAAACTAACGGATCAGCCACGCTGGTCTGGTGCCTGGAGTACTGCAGGCATTGGAACCCTTGCTGCAGCTGCTGCATACCTCATTGCAAAAGCAATCAGTTAA
- the gcvP gene encoding aminomethyl-transferring glycine dehydrogenase produces the protein MTSNNIPTGFAARHIGIEESDLKEMLHEVGAESLDQLIGESVPESIRLTHALDIAPGLSEYEYLIKIGNIAKRNKQYRSYIGMGYYGTITPPVILRNLFENPGWYTQYTPYQAEIAQGRLESLLNFQTMVIDLTGLDVANASLLDEATAAAESMLMLFHSRGPSESKKYEFFVSDKLFPQTTDVLKTRAFPLGITLTIASHRDIKWNENIFGAILQYPDDDGLVDDYSAFIEQAHEQGIKVIVAADLLALTLLKSPGEMGADVAIGSAQRFGVPIGFGGPHAAYFAATDMYKRQMPGRIIGVSVDSHGNPAYRMALQTREQHIRREKATSNICTAQALLANIAAMYAVYHGPRGLKQIASTVHQRAIFLANALGHFGFRQVNNFFFDTLKISVGEKEILNDIKSLAEKAQINFRFFESDEIGISLDETTSEEDIENIIKVFREVSNQSNEALATNLTTVRIPEGVIRTSAFLSHPVFNTHHSETQLMRYLKLLESRDLALNTSMIPLGSCTMKLNAAAEMIPVSFPEFSQIHPFVPADQVKGYLEIIQELENDLCKITGFEACSLQPNSGAQGEYAGLMVIRAYHRDKGDKHRNVVLIPTSAHGTNPASAVMAGLKVVLVKCDEEGNVQMDDLKKRAVEHKDDLSSLMITYPSTHGVFEESIKEICSTIHENGGLVYMDGANMNAQVGLTSPAEVGADVNHINLHKTFSIPHGGGGPGMGPICVTKKLAPYLPSHPVIKTGGEKGISAISSAPWGSASILIISYGYIKMLGAEGCTLSTKYAILNANYIKSRLEKHYSILYKGKRGRCAHEMIIDMREYKKYGIEVEDVAKRLMDYNFHAPTVSFPVPGTMMIEPTESEDKAELDRFCNAIISIRREIQEVIDGDADKTDNVLKNAPHTAFEVTSDEWSHKYPRVKAAYPLAYLKHNKFWASVGRINNTFGDRNLICTCPTMESYAEEVVGATGVE, from the coding sequence ATGACTTCTAATAATATTCCTACTGGTTTTGCCGCGCGGCACATTGGTATTGAAGAGTCAGATTTAAAAGAAATGCTTCATGAAGTAGGTGCCGAATCACTTGATCAGTTAATCGGTGAATCTGTTCCTGAAAGCATTCGATTAACCCATGCTCTGGATATAGCACCCGGATTGAGTGAATATGAATATTTAATTAAGATCGGAAATATCGCGAAGAGGAACAAGCAGTATCGCAGCTATATAGGGATGGGCTATTATGGAACCATTACACCACCTGTCATTCTACGAAATCTTTTTGAGAATCCGGGTTGGTACACACAATACACTCCCTACCAGGCAGAGATTGCGCAGGGTCGTCTTGAATCGCTGCTTAATTTTCAGACGATGGTGATTGATCTTACAGGCTTGGATGTAGCAAATGCTTCGTTACTCGATGAAGCAACGGCTGCTGCAGAATCCATGCTGATGCTATTTCATTCAAGGGGACCATCTGAATCAAAAAAATATGAATTTTTTGTTTCGGATAAATTATTTCCCCAAACCACAGATGTTTTAAAGACACGTGCATTTCCGCTTGGTATTACATTAACAATAGCCAGTCACCGTGATATAAAATGGAATGAAAATATATTCGGTGCCATTCTTCAATATCCTGATGATGATGGCTTGGTAGATGATTATTCCGCATTTATAGAGCAGGCACATGAGCAGGGGATTAAAGTAATTGTAGCAGCTGACCTGTTAGCATTAACATTGTTGAAATCGCCTGGTGAGATGGGCGCGGACGTTGCAATTGGATCTGCACAGCGGTTTGGGGTGCCCATTGGATTTGGAGGGCCTCATGCGGCATATTTTGCTGCAACAGATATGTATAAGCGTCAGATGCCGGGCAGAATTATCGGAGTGTCCGTGGATTCACACGGCAATCCTGCCTATCGAATGGCACTGCAAACCCGCGAGCAGCATATCCGGCGTGAAAAAGCAACTTCAAATATTTGCACCGCACAGGCCTTACTCGCAAACATAGCTGCAATGTATGCCGTGTACCATGGCCCGCGCGGACTAAAACAAATTGCTTCTACTGTACATCAGCGTGCAATTTTTCTCGCGAATGCCCTTGGGCACTTTGGATTCAGACAAGTCAATAATTTCTTTTTTGATACTCTTAAGATCAGTGTTGGAGAAAAGGAAATTCTTAATGATATAAAATCGCTCGCAGAAAAAGCACAGATAAATTTTCGGTTTTTCGAAAGTGATGAAATAGGAATTTCACTTGATGAAACTACATCAGAAGAGGATATTGAAAACATTATAAAAGTTTTTCGTGAAGTATCCAACCAATCCAATGAGGCATTAGCTACTAATCTTACCACTGTTCGGATTCCGGAAGGGGTTATAAGAACCTCCGCCTTTCTTTCCCATCCGGTATTTAATACGCATCATTCGGAAACACAATTGATGCGATACCTAAAGCTTTTAGAAAGCAGGGATCTGGCACTCAATACTTCTATGATACCACTTGGTTCGTGCACTATGAAGCTGAACGCTGCAGCTGAAATGATTCCGGTAAGCTTTCCGGAATTTTCACAGATACATCCTTTTGTGCCGGCTGATCAGGTGAAAGGATATCTTGAGATTATTCAGGAATTAGAAAATGATCTTTGTAAGATTACGGGATTTGAAGCCTGTTCTCTACAGCCAAATTCGGGTGCACAAGGAGAATATGCCGGATTGATGGTGATAAGGGCTTATCACCGTGATAAAGGTGACAAACATCGTAATGTAGTGCTGATACCTACCTCGGCCCACGGCACTAATCCCGCAAGTGCAGTAATGGCAGGCTTGAAAGTAGTACTGGTGAAGTGCGATGAGGAAGGAAATGTACAGATGGATGATTTGAAAAAACGAGCTGTAGAGCATAAAGATGATCTTTCATCACTAATGATTACATATCCGTCAACACATGGCGTGTTTGAAGAAAGCATCAAGGAGATCTGCAGCACCATTCATGAAAATGGTGGGCTGGTTTATATGGATGGTGCGAATATGAATGCCCAGGTAGGGTTGACCAGTCCCGCGGAAGTAGGGGCAGATGTGAATCACATCAACCTGCATAAAACTTTCAGTATCCCTCATGGCGGTGGCGGCCCCGGGATGGGTCCTATATGTGTTACAAAAAAATTAGCTCCATATCTGCCTTCGCATCCTGTAATAAAAACAGGAGGTGAAAAAGGTATATCTGCTATTTCATCTGCACCATGGGGAAGCGCAAGCATCTTAATTATTTCATATGGATACATTAAAATGCTTGGTGCCGAAGGTTGTACACTTTCAACGAAATATGCGATACTTAATGCAAACTATATTAAGTCCAGATTAGAGAAACATTATTCCATTCTTTATAAAGGAAAGAGAGGACGTTGTGCACACGAAATGATTATAGATATGCGTGAGTATAAAAAATATGGAATTGAAGTGGAGGATGTAGCAAAGCGGCTGATGGATTATAATTTTCACGCTCCTACCGTTTCCTTTCCTGTTCCCGGCACCATGATGATTGAACCTACGGAAAGTGAAGATAAGGCAGAACTGGACCGGTTCTGTAATGCTATAATCAGCATCCGGCGTGAGATACAGGAAGTGATAGATGGTGACGCGGACAAAACAGATAATGTTTTGAAGAACGCGCCGCATACTGCCTTTGAGGTTACCTCGGATGAATGGAGTCATAAATATCCGCGGGTTAAAGCTGCTTATCCGCTAGCCTACCTAAAACACAATAAATTCTGGGCTTCAGTGGGGCGTATCAATAATACTTTTGGCGACCGTAATTTAATCTGTACCTGTCCCACCATGGAGAGTTATGCAGAAGAAGTAGTTGGGGCGACTGGTGTAGAATGA
- a CDS encoding deoxynucleoside kinase produces MAKKEIKSSTIKHIAVAGNIGAGKTTLTTLLAKHFNWEPHYEDVDNNPYLYDFYENMPRWSFNLQIYFLNSRFGQIVKIQQGDTTVIQDRTIYEDAQIFAPNLHAMGLMTRRDFENYTSLYKTISALIKPPDLLIYLRGSIGALVGQIQKRGREYEDNLRLDYLRRLNEYYENWVVNYKQGKLLIIDIDKCNFAENPEDLGFVINKVRAELHGLF; encoded by the coding sequence ATGGCAAAAAAAGAAATAAAGTCTTCCACCATAAAGCATATTGCTGTTGCAGGTAACATAGGAGCTGGAAAGACTACGCTGACAACACTGCTCGCTAAACATTTTAACTGGGAACCGCACTATGAGGATGTAGATAACAATCCTTATCTGTACGATTTTTATGAAAATATGCCACGATGGTCATTTAACCTGCAGATTTATTTTTTAAATAGCCGGTTTGGCCAGATCGTGAAAATTCAGCAGGGCGATACTACTGTGATTCAGGACCGAACCATCTATGAAGATGCTCAGATTTTTGCTCCAAACCTGCATGCAATGGGCCTGATGACCAGGCGCGATTTTGAAAATTATACAAGTTTATATAAAACCATTAGTGCGCTTATTAAGCCTCCGGATCTTTTAATTTATCTGCGCGGTTCTATCGGCGCCCTTGTGGGGCAAATTCAAAAACGAGGACGTGAGTATGAAGATAACCTGCGCCTCGATTATTTAAGACGCCTTAATGAATACTATGAAAATTGGGTTGTAAATTACAAGCAGGGGAAACTGTTAATAATCGATATCGACAAATGCAACTTTGCAGAAAATCCCGAAGACCTCGGCTTTGTTATTAATAAAGTCAGAGCTGAATTACACGGACTTTTTTAA
- the trpS gene encoding tryptophan--tRNA ligase, which produces METVVSGIRPTGNLHLGNYFGAIQNFLKMQDDYLCFFFIADYHSLTTHPHPVDLHGSVRQVLAEYLACGLNPDKATIYIQSDLPETAELYLFLNMLSYVGELERGTSFKEKVSKNPGNVNAGLLTYPVLMAADIILHKADKVPVGKDQKQHLEMTRNFAVRFNHLYGVDYFPEPQAFNFSNELVKVLGLDGSGKMGKSEGEGNAVFLVDEPDLIRKKVMKAVTDSGPGQTNETKSESIQNLFNLMKLVSSADKTDYFENQYDNGTIRYGDMKKQLAEDIIEFTSPIRLKANEYASDNNFLHEVVKSGMEKAKASASKTIREVREIIGIKKF; this is translated from the coding sequence ATGGAAACGGTGGTTAGCGGCATTCGGCCAACTGGTAATTTACATCTCGGAAATTACTTCGGAGCCATACAGAATTTTTTGAAGATGCAGGATGATTACCTCTGTTTCTTTTTTATTGCCGATTACCATTCTCTTACAACTCATCCTCATCCAGTTGATTTACATGGTTCCGTGCGGCAGGTGCTGGCAGAATATCTTGCGTGCGGTTTAAATCCTGATAAAGCCACCATATATATACAAAGCGATTTACCTGAAACGGCAGAACTTTACTTATTTCTAAATATGCTCTCGTACGTGGGTGAATTGGAGCGCGGTACCTCATTCAAAGAGAAAGTGAGTAAAAATCCGGGTAATGTTAATGCAGGATTACTTACCTATCCTGTTTTAATGGCTGCAGATATAATCCTGCACAAAGCGGATAAAGTACCTGTCGGGAAAGATCAGAAACAACACCTTGAAATGACCAGGAATTTTGCAGTTCGATTTAACCACCTGTATGGAGTTGATTACTTTCCGGAACCTCAGGCCTTCAATTTTTCCAACGAGCTTGTAAAAGTACTTGGTCTAGACGGATCCGGAAAAATGGGAAAATCCGAAGGAGAAGGCAACGCTGTTTTTCTGGTTGATGAACCGGACCTTATCCGAAAAAAAGTAATGAAAGCTGTAACTGATTCCGGACCCGGACAAACAAATGAAACAAAATCAGAATCAATTCAGAATCTTTTTAACCTGATGAAACTGGTGTCCTCTGCAGATAAAACTGATTATTTCGAGAACCAATATGATAACGGGACCATCCGCTACGGAGATATGAAAAAGCAACTTGCTGAAGATATAATTGAATTCACATCCCCTATACGGTTAAAGGCAAATGAATATGCTTCCGATAATAACTTTTTGCATGAAGTGGTGAAATCCGGAATGGAAAAAGCTAAAGCAAGTGCTTCAAAAACAATAAGGGAGGTACGCGAAATAATAGGTATAAAAAAATTCTAG
- a CDS encoding 1-acyl-sn-glycerol-3-phosphate acyltransferase — protein MKNGLYLLKVLWAYYYFLIFTLIFLVLYPAFLILLSKEKWFPEVNWLRVVWARILFLFTGIIYEIRYEKILDRSQTYIFCPNHFSYIDIPMSALVVKRNWRFMAKTELSTIPVLNIFFKRLDITVDRRNLRESYKANQKAGESLDEGINIVVYPEGTIGSHQPELERFKNGPFRLAIEKQVPIVPVTMADNGKILFVDGWKMYGRPGIARVFVHSPVETHGMTMADLPMLKNKVFTLIDHQLKVYEFRNRHQKLTAGHHKES, from the coding sequence GTGAAAAATGGACTATATCTTCTCAAGGTTCTATGGGCATATTATTACTTCTTAATATTTACATTAATATTTCTTGTTTTATATCCCGCTTTCCTGATCTTATTGTCAAAAGAAAAATGGTTTCCTGAGGTAAATTGGTTAAGGGTAGTTTGGGCTCGGATACTCTTTTTATTTACCGGAATTATTTATGAAATACGGTACGAAAAAATTCTGGACCGTAGCCAAACCTATATTTTCTGCCCGAATCACTTTTCCTATATTGATATTCCAATGAGCGCATTGGTGGTAAAAAGAAACTGGCGCTTTATGGCTAAAACGGAATTGAGTACCATTCCGGTTCTTAATATTTTTTTTAAACGCCTTGATATTACTGTTGACAGACGAAACCTGCGTGAATCTTATAAGGCGAATCAAAAGGCAGGAGAAAGTCTGGACGAGGGTATTAATATAGTGGTATATCCGGAAGGTACTATTGGATCTCATCAACCGGAATTAGAACGTTTTAAAAATGGGCCATTTCGGTTAGCAATAGAAAAACAGGTTCCCATTGTGCCCGTAACCATGGCAGACAATGGCAAAATTCTTTTTGTGGATGGTTGGAAAATGTATGGCCGTCCGGGAATAGCAAGAGTGTTTGTACATTCGCCAGTTGAAACCCACGGCATGACTATGGCTGATTTGCCAATGCTAAAAAATAAGGTATTTACCCTCATAGATCACCAGTTAAAAGTATATGAATTCAGGAACAGACATCAGAAATTAACGGCCGGGCATCATAAAGAATCTTAA
- a CDS encoding ABC transporter ATP-binding protein, which produces MPEVISLQNISKNYVIEKVIIPALKNITLSIHKNEYVALMGPSGSGKSTLMNLLGALDTATSGQYFLNGQDVSILSDNDLAIIRNKEIGFVFQTFNLMPRMTALENVALPLIYAGKNRTFREQQAMAMLKAVGLEDRVDHKPNELSGGQKQRVAIARALVNNPSIILADEPTGNLDSKTSNEIMGIFDKIHAAGNTVILVTHEEDISLFAHRIVRIRDGEVASDLINEKRAVFA; this is translated from the coding sequence ATGCCTGAAGTTATTTCCCTGCAAAATATATCGAAGAATTATGTTATTGAAAAGGTGATAATACCTGCACTAAAAAATATTACGCTTTCAATACATAAGAATGAATATGTCGCATTAATGGGGCCTTCGGGTTCTGGGAAGTCTACTTTAATGAACCTTTTAGGTGCGCTGGACACAGCTACCAGCGGTCAATATTTTTTAAACGGGCAGGATGTAAGTATATTAAGCGATAATGATCTTGCTATAATTCGCAACAAGGAGATCGGTTTTGTTTTTCAGACTTTTAATCTGATGCCCAGAATGACGGCTTTGGAGAATGTAGCTTTACCATTAATTTATGCCGGCAAAAACAGGACTTTCAGGGAACAGCAGGCAATGGCAATGCTTAAGGCTGTTGGGCTTGAAGATCGAGTGGATCACAAGCCTAATGAACTCTCAGGAGGACAAAAACAAAGAGTGGCTATTGCCAGAGCGCTTGTAAATAATCCCTCTATTATTTTAGCTGATGAGCCTACAGGAAATCTCGATAGTAAAACTTCCAACGAAATCATGGGAATCTTTGATAAGATCCATGCTGCAGGCAATACGGTGATATTGGTTACCCATGAAGAAGATATTTCCTTATTTGCGCATCGTATTGTACGGATAAGGGACGGTGAAGTGGCATCTGATCTCATAAATGAAAAAAGAGCTGTATTCGCATAA
- a CDS encoding PspC domain-containing protein, with translation MNRFKYFVEGRIFGVCTYIGERLGIASSYIRLFFIYTTFITVTSPVIIYLILAFWINLKKYIARNRSPLWE, from the coding sequence ATGAATCGGTTTAAATATTTTGTGGAAGGAAGAATATTTGGAGTGTGCACTTATATTGGCGAACGCCTTGGAATCGCTTCATCTTATATCAGGCTTTTTTTTATTTACACCACATTTATTACCGTTACGTCACCTGTAATAATCTACCTGATCCTCGCCTTTTGGATTAATTTAAAAAAATACATTGCCCGCAATCGAAGTCCTTTATGGGAATAA
- a CDS encoding DUF2851 family protein, whose translation MKLLNNSQLETTLHEPIQIISAGNYNKDAGPDFVNARVKIGETQWVGNVEIHIKASEWNLHHHQTDTAYDNVILHVVYENDSNIFRKDGSLIPCVQIKNHFDENIFETYQSLIRSPEGIPCQNHIKKIDSITMSQWLHRLMVDRLEQKVQLITQSLLENGNNWEDTFYQYLAQSFGAKVNAEPFRLLARSLPVKILAKHKNNLIQVEALVFGTAGFLSEKFTEEYPNQLKKEFDFLKKKYGLKPLKKHLWKFLRLRPANFPTVRLAQFAQLIFQSNHLFSKIIEESNEKVIGSFFETAPSLYWLNHYRFEKISLIKKKHFGQDSIDLLLINTVIPFLFLYGKYKDEDVFMNRSLKLLELVAAEKNRVTESWKQIGISVLSAFDSQALLHLRNNYCNNFRCLECAVGNKILSKNDFSLTSSENSSNHLV comes from the coding sequence ATGAAATTGCTGAATAACTCGCAATTGGAAACTACGCTTCACGAACCAATTCAAATTATTTCGGCAGGTAACTATAATAAAGATGCAGGACCCGACTTTGTGAATGCGCGGGTTAAAATCGGTGAAACGCAATGGGTAGGCAATGTGGAGATTCATATAAAAGCTTCAGAATGGAATTTGCACCACCATCAAACAGACACTGCGTATGACAATGTGATTCTTCATGTAGTTTATGAAAATGATTCGAACATTTTTCGCAAGGATGGTTCTTTAATTCCCTGCGTACAAATTAAAAATCATTTTGATGAAAACATCTTTGAAACTTATCAAAGCTTAATAAGGAGCCCGGAAGGCATTCCATGCCAGAATCATATAAAGAAGATTGATTCCATAACTATGAGTCAATGGCTGCACAGGTTAATGGTTGACAGGCTCGAGCAAAAGGTACAGCTGATTACTCAGTCACTTTTAGAAAATGGCAACAACTGGGAAGATACCTTTTATCAATATCTTGCGCAGTCCTTTGGTGCGAAAGTAAATGCGGAGCCGTTTCGCCTGCTTGCACGATCTCTTCCTGTAAAAATATTGGCAAAGCATAAAAATAATTTGATCCAGGTAGAAGCACTGGTGTTCGGAACAGCGGGCTTTCTAAGTGAAAAATTCACCGAGGAATATCCTAATCAGTTAAAAAAGGAATTTGATTTTCTCAAAAAAAAATACGGCCTAAAGCCACTGAAAAAGCATTTATGGAAATTTCTAAGATTGCGTCCAGCCAATTTTCCCACAGTCAGGCTGGCACAATTTGCTCAGCTGATATTTCAATCGAATCATCTTTTTTCTAAAATTATTGAGGAATCGAATGAGAAAGTAATAGGATCTTTCTTCGAAACTGCTCCCTCTCTGTATTGGCTTAATCATTACCGCTTTGAAAAAATATCTTTAATAAAGAAAAAACATTTTGGACAAGATTCCATTGATTTGCTTCTTATCAATACCGTTATTCCTTTTCTATTTCTTTATGGAAAATATAAAGACGAAGATGTTTTCATGAATCGCTCCCTTAAATTATTAGAATTAGTAGCAGCAGAAAAGAACAGAGTGACAGAAAGCTGGAAACAAATTGGTATTTCAGTATTATCCGCATTTGACTCCCAGGCGTTGCTCCACTTACGAAACAACTATTGTAATAATTTCCGTTGTCTGGAATGTGCTGTAGGCAATAAAATTCTTTCTAAAAACGATTTTAGCCTGACTTCTTCAGAGAACAGTTCTAATCATCTTGTATAA
- the pyrF gene encoding orotidine-5'-phosphate decarboxylase, which translates to MTRQDLFENIQQKKSFLCIGLDTDIKKIPPYLLSCQDPIFEFNKQIIDATKDLCVAYKINSAFYEAMGVKGWESMVRTFNYIPENIFTIADAKRGDIGNTSSKYAQAFFDPESSGFNFDAITAAPYMGEDSITPFLEYKNKWVILLALTSNKGAADFQMNPEIKTLNEEFLYQKVIKGSMQWGNADNMMYVIGATHRELFLNIRTLLPNHFLLVPGIGAQGGTLKDVAENGLNKQCGLLVNVSRSIIYASQQKNFGQMARMEAETIASEMKGYLSY; encoded by the coding sequence TTGACACGGCAGGACTTATTTGAAAACATTCAACAAAAAAAATCATTTTTATGTATTGGCCTGGATACGGATATTAAAAAAATTCCACCTTATCTCCTTTCCTGCCAGGATCCGATTTTCGAATTTAACAAGCAAATTATAGATGCTACAAAGGATCTCTGCGTAGCTTATAAAATTAACTCAGCGTTTTATGAAGCTATGGGAGTAAAGGGTTGGGAAAGTATGGTGAGAACCTTTAATTACATTCCTGAAAATATTTTTACTATTGCCGACGCTAAGCGCGGCGACATTGGAAATACCTCTTCTAAATATGCACAGGCTTTTTTTGATCCGGAATCTTCAGGATTTAATTTTGATGCAATCACTGCTGCTCCATACATGGGGGAAGATTCCATTACCCCATTTTTAGAGTATAAAAATAAGTGGGTAATCCTGCTGGCACTTACTTCAAACAAAGGAGCAGCCGATTTCCAGATGAATCCGGAGATCAAAACTTTAAATGAAGAATTTTTATATCAAAAAGTGATTAAAGGTTCCATGCAATGGGGAAATGCAGATAACATGATGTATGTGATTGGTGCTACCCATCGTGAACTTTTTTTAAACATTCGTACGCTTTTGCCAAACCATTTTCTCCTGGTCCCCGGTATAGGTGCCCAGGGTGGTACTCTTAAAGATGTTGCTGAAAATGGCTTGAATAAGCAATGCGGTTTACTGGTTAATGTTTCAAGAAGCATCATCTATGCTTCACAGCAGAAAAATTTTGGGCAGATGGCAAGAATGGAAGCTGAAACCATTGCGTCTGAAATGAAGGGCTACCTGAGTTATTAA
- a CDS encoding Mrp/NBP35 family ATP-binding protein: MEITKEQVLKALSYVDDPDLHQDLVTLNMVSDILIDGSNISFTVILTTPACPLKETIRQSCENAIHHLISADAKVTIRMDSDVTSRRKDNKKVLPGVKNIIAVASGKGGVGKSTVAVNLAIGLAKNNASVGLIDADIYGPSIPIMMDIKGQRPQVREIDGKHLMLPIEKFGIKVLSIGLLVDEKQAVVWRGPMVSSALRQFVSECDWGELDYLIVDLPPGTGDIHLTLVQTVPVTGAIIVTTPQDVALADAKKALGMFNIHPINVPILGIVENMAYFTPAELPENKYYIFGKGGGQKLAEEFEAPLLGQIPIVQSIREGGDNGKPAVLSGERISSEVFYNLAQSVAQHVAIRNANLESTKVVEIVN; the protein is encoded by the coding sequence ATGGAAATCACAAAAGAGCAGGTATTAAAAGCATTAAGCTATGTAGACGATCCAGACCTCCATCAGGATCTGGTGACCCTCAATATGGTAAGCGATATACTAATTGATGGTAGTAATATTTCATTTACCGTGATACTTACTACACCCGCTTGCCCTTTAAAAGAAACCATCAGGCAATCGTGTGAAAATGCTATTCATCATTTGATATCTGCAGATGCCAAAGTGACAATACGTATGGATTCTGATGTTACATCCCGGCGAAAAGACAACAAAAAAGTTTTGCCGGGAGTTAAAAATATTATTGCTGTTGCATCCGGTAAGGGCGGCGTTGGGAAATCAACTGTTGCTGTAAATCTTGCAATAGGCTTAGCAAAAAATAATGCATCGGTAGGTTTAATAGATGCAGACATTTATGGCCCATCTATTCCTATAATGATGGATATAAAAGGTCAGCGCCCGCAAGTAAGAGAGATAGATGGAAAGCATCTCATGCTTCCGATTGAAAAGTTTGGTATAAAAGTTCTTTCCATTGGATTACTGGTTGATGAGAAACAAGCGGTTGTTTGGCGTGGTCCTATGGTCTCATCTGCACTTCGTCAATTTGTAAGTGAGTGTGACTGGGGCGAACTGGATTATCTTATTGTGGACCTTCCTCCGGGAACCGGAGATATTCATCTTACCCTCGTACAAACTGTTCCGGTTACAGGTGCTATAATTGTAACAACTCCACAGGATGTTGCTTTGGCAGATGCAAAAAAAGCATTAGGGATGTTTAATATTCACCCAATAAATGTCCCGATTCTCGGTATTGTAGAGAATATGGCATACTTCACACCTGCTGAACTTCCTGAGAACAAGTATTACATTTTCGGAAAGGGAGGCGGACAAAAACTGGCAGAAGAATTTGAAGCACCATTGCTGGGGCAGATTCCTATAGTGCAGAGTATTCGCGAAGGAGGTGATAATGGGAAACCTGCAGTTTTAAGCGGCGAAAGAATTAGCTCCGAAGTTTTTTATAACCTTGCGCAGAGCGTAGCTCAGCATGTGGCCATCAGAAATGCTAATCTGGAATCTACAAAGGTGGTAGAAATTGTGAATTGA